From one Callithrix jacchus isolate 240 chromosome 2, calJac240_pri, whole genome shotgun sequence genomic stretch:
- the GARIN3 gene encoding Golgi-associated RAB2 interactor protein 3, with protein sequence MSNESCLPYYTAHSYRSMSVFRTSMGDLQQQLHKREEYDIFKYAPMFESDFIQISKKGEVIDVHNRVRMVTVGIVCTSPILPLPDVMLLARPAKVYEEHATQDWFAKGRRRRPPKTLELTRLIPLKFVKISIHNHEKQQLRLKLATGRTFYLQLCPSSDTREDLFCYWEKLIYLLRPPVDSYSSTPTLLTGDTAPEDNKNLLAAELHRKGDQSETGLHKSCDVSAVTSSAYAGGEGIQHASHGMAAEGAAARTAGGMAGTTGPRAGVAIAGTAMSPATGAVSIAASKPAGPGQVTTALAGAAIKNPGENESSKSMAGAANISSDSMNLALVGVASTSLAGTSSTTMAGAAHLSQDSSLSMAFAGSMTTGKCVAERTQGPALGPLVSTLQSEGYMSERNGSQKLSQPSAEAWNEKKERRKKKDKRPSRKSSHHRKAGESHRRTAGDETQKASSHRSISGHKNTRDDKKEQGRSKVRGKGRGSSRKSSSHSSTKKESRTTHKLGKNRSTSSTGALSKKPSKIMSFLRSLRATAGSKTRVTSHDREVDIVAKMAEKQNIEAKVEKAQELEVISGTVTSKMMEMTIFETKSI encoded by the exons ATGAGCAATGAATCTTGTTTACCTTATTACACGGCCCACAGCTACCGTTCAATGAGTGTGTTCAGAACCTCCATGGGTGACCTGCAACAACAATTGCACAAGAGAGAAGAGTACGACATTTTCAAGTATGCACCAATGTTCGAGAGTGATTTTATTCAGATAAGCAAAAAGGGAGAGGTGATTGATGTACACAACCGTGTCCGAATGGTGACAGTGGGTATCGTCTGCACCAGCCCCATCCTCCCACTTCCTGATGTCATGCTGCTGGCAAGACCAGCTAAAGTCTATGAAGAGCATGCCACACAGGACTGGTTTGCCAAGGGGAGACGTCGCAGGCCCCCCAAGACTCTAGAGCTCACGAGACTAATTCCCTTGAAGTTTGTGAAGATCTCCATCCACAATCATGAGAAACAGCAGCTGCGCCTGAAACTTGCCACTGGCCGTACCTTTTATCTGCAGCTGTGTCCATCTTCTGACACCCGGGAAGATCTCTTTTGCTACTGGGAAAAACTTATCTATCTCTTGAGGCCACCAGTGGATAGTTACAGCAGTACCCCGACACTTCTAACTGGGGACACAGCACCAGAAGACAACAAAAACCTACTG GCTGCAGAGCTCCACAGAAAAGGGGATCAGAGTGAGACTGGGCTTCACAAGTCTTGTGATGTATCTGCAGTCACCTCTTCTGCTTATGCTGGGGGAGAAGGAATCCAACATGCCTCCCATGGAATGGCTGCTGAAGGAGCAGCAGCAAGGACAGCAGGTGGCATGGCAGGAACAACAGGCCCCAGAGCAGGTGTGGCAATAGCAGGCACAGCAATGAGTCCTGCAACAGGCGCTGTGAGCATAGCAGCAAGCAAACCTGCAGGCCCAGGCCAGGTGACCACAGCGCTGGCGGGAGCAGCCATCAAAAATCCGGGAGAAAATGAATCCAGCAAGTCCATGGCAGGTGCTGCCAACATATCCTCAGATAGTATGAACTTGGCCTTGGTGGGTGTTGCAAGCACCTCCTTGGCAGGTACTTCTTCCACCACGATGGCGGGGGCCGCCCATCTCTCCCAAGACAGCAGCTTGAGTATGGCATTTGCAGGCAGTATGACGACAGGCAAGTGTGTGGCAGAAAGAACTCAAGGACCAGCATTGGGACCCCTCGTGTCCACCTTGCAAAGCGAAGGCTACATGAGTGAACGGAATGGAAGCCAGAAGCTTTCCCAGCCCAGTGCTGAAGCCTggaatgaaaaaaaggaaagaagaaaaaagaaggacaaACGTCCCAGTAGGAAAAGTTCCCATCACCGCAAGGCAGGTGAAAGTCACCGCAGGACAGCAGGAGACGAGACCCAGAAAGCATCCTCCCACCGGTCTATATCCGGCCATAAAAACACGAGAGATGACAAAAAAGAACAAGGGCGCAGCAAGGTAAGGGGCAAGGGACGTGGCTCCTCTCGCAAGAGCTCCAGCCACAGTTCCACCAAAAAGGAGTCGAGAACAACTCACAAACTGGGGAAGAACCGATCCACATCTAGTACAGGAGCTTTAAGTAAGAAACCCagtaaaatcatgtcttttttaAGGAGCCTCAGGGCTACTGCTGGTTCAAAAACAAGGGTCACATCACACGACAGAGAGGTAGACATCGTGGCTAAGATGGCGGAGAAGCAAAACATAGAGGCCAAAGTGGAgaaagcccaggagctggaggtgaTCAGTGGCACTGTGACATCCAAGATGATGGAGATGACCATCTTTGAAACCAAATCCATTTAA